A window of Companilactobacillus allii genomic DNA:
AGTCTTTGCTAGAAAGCACAAATCTGTTACATTGAGTGACGATTTATATACTTCTGAGGTTTATTCTTTTACTAAAAAGACATCTAACCACATCAGCATTGCTAAAAAGTATCTATCAAGTGATGATAAAGTTTTGATTATTGATGACTTCTTAGCAAATGGTCAAGCGGTTAATGGTTTGAACACAATTATAGATGATGCTGGAGCAACTCTTGCCGGTATTGGTATAGTTATCGAGAAGTCTTTCCAAAAGGGAAGACAGATGATCGACAAGGCAGGAACACCTATTTACTCATTAGCTAGAATTAAGGCTTTTGAAAATGGCCAAGTTGTTTTTGAACCTGAAAACGACTAAAGGTACAAGCGCTACTTCATAGGAAGGTGGATTTATGACTTTTATTGCGCCTGGTAAAACGCTAGGAATAATTGGCGGTGGCAGTGAAACTTATTTATTTGAATTGGAGGCCAAAAGAATGGGGTTTAGAACCATGCTTTTGACTTTTGAAGATGATGATATAGCTACACAAGCCGCGGATAATTACATAGTTGGTGAATTAGAAAACATCGAGAATTTAAGTGAATTAGGCCATAGAAGTGACCTTCTTTTGTATATGGATGAGAATTTCAACAGTGACTTATTAAAGCAACTAGAAGTTGAGTTCAATGTTGCTCAAGGTTCAGAGCTATTGTCCATTGCACAAGATAGGTACATTGAACGCACATTCTTAAATGATTTGAATATTAATGTACCGCCCTTTTTCTCAATTGTAACGACTGAGGATATTAAAAAGGCGGTAAAAGAAATTGGATTTCCTTGTATTTTGAAACCAATTCAAAAGAATCAAACGATTCTTAAACGACATGTCATTTACAATTATGAAGATGTGGATAAACTTACTAAGTTATTGGCAAATGGGACATATATTCTAGAAGCTTGGATTGACACCAAGACAGAATATTCTGTTATGGTTAGCAAGAGTAAGAATGAAAAAATTCATACTTTCCCAATGATCAAAGAAATTTATGATGGATCAAATCTTATGAGTTCTTATTTATTCAAGAAGAATGATCCTGATATTGAAGCAGAAATGCAAAGAGTGGCGTTAAAAGTTGCTAATAAATTAAGCTACGTTGGAATTTTTGGAATTGGCTTCTTGGTATCTCAATCAGGGGTATTGTACGTTAAAAGGATTTTTCCAGGAATTAATTATTCAGCTAATGTTTATCAAGAGGCTGCTAGAGTTTCGCAATTTGAGCTACACATTCGAGCAATATGTGATTGGCCGATCCCAGAGATCTATCCTATGGTAAATGCTTCAACGCTTAAGATTGTTGAGGGTAACTTGCCACAAAGTTTAGATTTATTACAGGAAAAGGCACAATGGAAATTCAATTACTACACGGGTTTTAAAGCTAAGAATGAAGCTAACCGTGATGTTGGATATATATCAGTAATTTCAGATGATGCAGATGAATTAAAAGAAGATATCTTATCAACTAATATTTGGAGAGTAGAATAACTTATGATTGACAGATATGTAACTAAAAAAATGAGCCCCATTTGGACAGACCAAAATAGATTTCAAGCATGGCTAGAAGTCGAAATTGCTGCGACACAAGCATGGAGCAAATTAGGTGAAGTTCCTGTTGCAGATGCAGAGTTGGTTGCTAAGAATGCTAAATTTAATGTTGAAGAAATCAAAGAAATAGAAAAAGAAACAAAACATGATGTAGTTGCTTTTACAAGAGATGTATCGAGATATCTAGGACCAGAGAAAAAGTGGGTTCATTTTGGACTTACTTCAACAGATGTTGTTGATACAGCTTATGGTTACTTAATGAAACAAGCCAATGACATTATTAGAGAAGATTTGGATACTTTCTTAGAAGTAGTTAAAGAAAAGGCACTCGAATATAAAGACACTGTCATGATTGGACGTACCCATGGTGTACATGCAGAACCTACAACCTTTGGTTTGGTATTAGCTAATTGGTATTCAGAAATCAAACGTGATATAGAGCGTTTCGATCATGCAGCTAAGGGTGTTGAAGCAGGTAAAATCAGTGGTGCTGTTGGTAGTTTTGCCAATGTTCCACCTAAGGTTGAAGAATTAGTATGTGCTAAGTTGGGTATTCGTGCTCAAGAGATTTCTACACAAGTTCTTCCACGTGATTTACATGCTGAATATATTCAAACTATGGCGCTGATTGCTACTTCAATTGAGCGATTTGCTTTGGAAGTAAGACATTTACAAAGAACCGAGGTTCGTGAAGCCGAGGAGTATTTTGCAGCTGGTCAAAAAGGATCATCAGCAATGCCTCATAAACGTAATCCTATTGGATCTGAAAATGTTACTGGATTGGCACGTGTCATCAGAGGACATGCGTTCACTGCACTGGAAGATGTTCCATTGTGGCATGAAAGAGATATTTCACATAGTTCCGCAGAACGTATAATAATTCCTGATACAACTGAGTTATTGGATTATATTTTGACTCGTTTTACTAAGATAACTAAGGATCTAACCGTATTCCCAGATAAAATGATGGAAGATATGAATATTACACATGGATTGATCTTCTCACAACGTGTAATGCTCAAACTTGTTGAAAGTGGTCTTAGCCGTGAACAAGCTTATGACATCGTTCAACCCAAGACAGCTATGGTTTGGGATGAGAAAAAGGATTTCCGTACATTACTAGAAGCCGATAGTCGTGTTACTGATAAACTTTCAAAAGATGATATCGACGATGCATTTGATTATCATTGGCATTTAAAACATGTTGATGATATTTTCAAACGTGTAGGATTAGAATAATAATTTCGTTAAGAGATATTTGCATATGCAGATATCTTTTTTTGCATCTTTTTGAGGTACTCTAAATAGTATTATTGTTATTAAAAATTTGCTACAATGTAAAATAGATGTTTTTTGATAAATGTTGATAGATTAAGGATTTGAGGGATTAAAAAATTGGAAGATGCAATGTTAAAAAGTATGAATACAGAACAACAAGAGGCAGTTATTGCAACACAAGGCCCATTGCTTATCATGGCTGGTGCTGGAAGTGGAAAAACACGTGTATTAACACATCGTGTTGCATATTTGATTGAAAACAAAAACGTAATGCCTTGGCATGTTTTGGCCATCACTTTCACTAATAAAGCTGCCAAAGAGATGAAAGAAAGAATAAGTAAACTACTTGGCGAGTCTGCAAATGATGTCTGGGTCTCAACCTTTCATTCACTTTGTGTACGTATATTAAGACGTGACATTGATAAGATGGGCAAGTCCAGATCATTTACAATCTCAGATCCTTCAGAGCAACGTACTTTGATGAAGCAGATTGTTCAAAGAATGAACTTAGATCCAAAGCAATATGATCCAAGGGCAATTCTTGGGGCAATAAGTAATGCCAAAAATGACTTACTTACGCCAGCAGATTTTGCTCAAAATGCAAAATCTCCATTCGAACAAATCGTCGCTAATTGTTATGATGCATATGCCAAAGAAATGGAAAAGAATCAGGCTATGGATTTTGACGATTTGATTATGCAGACAAATATCTTGTTCGAGCAATGTCCTGATGTATTAGATTATTATCAAACAAAATTTCAGTATATTCACGTCGATGAATATCAGGATACCAATGAAGCTCAATATAAATTGGTTCAACAATTGGGTGCCAAGTATCGTAATGTTTGTGTTGTTGGTGATGCTGATCAGAGTATTTATGGTTGGCGTGGAGCTAATGTGAAGAATATTATGAACTTCGAGAAGGATTATCCTGAAGCGATAACTATTAAGTTGGAACAAAATTATCGTTCAACTAAGACAATTCTTGATGCAGCTAATGAAGTTATAAATAATAACTCTGAAAGAAAACCTAAGAACCTATGGACTGATAATGCAAAGGGTGACGATATTAACTTTTATCGTGGACAAAATGAGTCTGATGAAGCACTGTATGTGGTATCACAAATTAGAGACTTACTATTACAGAATTATAATTATGGTGATTTTGCAATATTGTATCGAACAAATGCTCAATCACGTGCTTTTGAAGAGAAATTCTTACAAGCCAATATTCCATATAAGATCATTGGTGGACACAAGTTCTATGATCGTAAAGAAATCAAAGATATTATGGCTTATTTGAGACTTGTTGCTAACCGCGATGACTCTATGAGTTTTCAGAGAATAATAAATAGTCCTAAACGTGGTATTGGACCAGGTACGATTGAAAAACTGCAAAGATATGCAGATGAACATGGTTGGTCATTACTTGAAGCATCTGAAAATATTGAATTATCATCCCTTCCTGCTAAACCAAGGAAGACCTTTGCTGCATTTGCAAAGTTGATCGATGATCTAGCTAAAGAGGCTAAGACGATTTCAATGACAGACTTGATGGATCATTTACTTGATAAGTCAGATTATGTTGATGAATTGAAACAACAAAACAACCTTGAATCACAAACTAGAATTGAGAATATCGAAGAACTCTTGACTGTTACAACTCAATTCGATCAATCATATGAACCAGATCCTGATATTGATGAAACTAGATTAGATTCATTTTTAACTGAATTATCACTAGTAAGTGATCAAGATGATTTAGAAGAAGATCAACAAGAAGTTACTTTAATGACACTACATGCTGCTAAGGGATTGGAATTTCCAGTTGTCTTCTTAGTAGGTATGGAAGAAGGAATCTTCCCATTAGGTCGTTCATTAATGAAACAAGAGGATCTAGAAGAAGAGCGAAGATTGGCATATGTTGGTATTACTCGTGCCGAAAAGAAATTGTATTTAACAAATGCCTACAGCCGTATGCTTTATGGCCGCCTTCAAACAAATCAAGTATCGCGATTTGTTGAAGAAATCGACGATAAACATATTAATTGGGTCAATAAAAATGCTGGTGGTATTTCGACAAGTACTACAAAGAATGAATCGAGTCTTCCATTTTCAAAACGTCGTCGTGCTTCAGCTTATCATTCAAGTTACAAGGTTGATGAAGCCCAAAAGGCGAGTGGTGCTCAAGGTGCTGAAAATGTCAGTTGGAATATTGGTGACAAGGTCGATCATAAGAAGTGGGGACAAGGAACTGTTGTCAAAGTTAATGGTAAGGGCAAAGATGCTGAGTTAGACGTTGCATTTGATAATGAAGGTATCAAGCGTCTGTTAGCCGAATTCGCTCCTATCAAGAAATCTGAATAATTTGTAAACCTAAGAGGTGAAAAATATGGCAGAAATCACAAAATCACAAGCTAATGAAGAACTAGCATCTCTAAGAAATCAGTTAAATGAATATCGAGATGCGTATTATACTAAGGATGCTCCATTAGTTGAAGATAATGTTTATGATCAACAATATAACCGCTTATTAGAACTAGAACAGCAATTTCCTGAATTGATAATGCCGGACTCTCCATCCCAATTAGTTGGAGATGTAACTTTACCAGACTTTAATAAGGTGACACATGATATTCCTATGCTTTCTATGGGGGATGTTTTCTCTGAAGAAGAGCTAGCTGAATATAATGGAAGAATTGAAAAAAGTGTCGGCGAAGAAATTGATTATAATGTTGAATTAAAAATTGATGGATTGGCTATTTCACTGGTTTATGAAAACGGAATACTAGTGCAGGGTTCAACGCGTGGTAATGGAACGATTGGTGAAAATGTTACTGAGAATTTGAAGACGATTGAAACGATTCCACAGAAGTTAAGTGAACCACTGACTTTTGAGGTTCGTGGTGAGTGTTTCATGTCCAAAAAAGAGTTTTTACGTTTGAATGAAGAACGAGAAAAAGAAGGATTACAGGTCTTTGCTAATCCGAGAAATGCTGCTGCTGGAAGTCTTCGTCAACTGGATCCAAAAGTGACTGCTTCAAGAAAACTAGATACATTCATGTATACTATAGTAACTTTTGATAATTTGAATATAACTACTCAAAGTCAGGCTCTAAAAAAACTCAGTGAATTAGGCTTTCACGTAAATCCAAGTGCTGAAGTCACAAAGGGATTGAATGGTGTCAAAGAGTACATTGAACGCTACGGTAAAATTCGTGATGACTTAGATTATGGGATCGATGGTGTCGTCCTTAAAGTAAATGACTTGGCGACTCAACGTGGACTGGGTAATACCGTCAAGGTTCCTCGTTGGGAAATTGCCTACAAGTTCCCGCCAGAACAAGCTGAATCAATCGTTAGAGAAATAACGTGGACTATTGGTAGGACTGGTGTTTTGACACCTACTGCTGTCATGGATCCAGTGCAACTTGCTGGTACGACAGTTGCTAGAGCCACACTCCACAATGAAGATATGATTAAGCAAAAGGATATCCGAGTGGGAGATACTGTGATGTTACACAAAGCAGGAGATATTATCCCAGAAGTTTCA
This region includes:
- a CDS encoding xanthine phosphoribosyltransferase; amino-acid sequence: MKELEERIKKDGRVIGKDVLKVDSFLNHQVDPMLMEKMGEEFYKRFKDSGINKILTVESSGIAPAVMTGLKFGVPVVFARKHKSVTLSDDLYTSEVYSFTKKTSNHISIAKKYLSSDDKVLIIDDFLANGQAVNGLNTIIDDAGATLAGIGIVIEKSFQKGRQMIDKAGTPIYSLARIKAFENGQVVFEPEND
- a CDS encoding ATP-grasp domain-containing protein is translated as MTFIAPGKTLGIIGGGSETYLFELEAKRMGFRTMLLTFEDDDIATQAADNYIVGELENIENLSELGHRSDLLLYMDENFNSDLLKQLEVEFNVAQGSELLSIAQDRYIERTFLNDLNINVPPFFSIVTTEDIKKAVKEIGFPCILKPIQKNQTILKRHVIYNYEDVDKLTKLLANGTYILEAWIDTKTEYSVMVSKSKNEKIHTFPMIKEIYDGSNLMSSYLFKKNDPDIEAEMQRVALKVANKLSYVGIFGIGFLVSQSGVLYVKRIFPGINYSANVYQEAARVSQFELHIRAICDWPIPEIYPMVNASTLKIVEGNLPQSLDLLQEKAQWKFNYYTGFKAKNEANRDVGYISVISDDADELKEDILSTNIWRVE
- the purB gene encoding adenylosuccinate lyase, which translates into the protein MIDRYVTKKMSPIWTDQNRFQAWLEVEIAATQAWSKLGEVPVADAELVAKNAKFNVEEIKEIEKETKHDVVAFTRDVSRYLGPEKKWVHFGLTSTDVVDTAYGYLMKQANDIIREDLDTFLEVVKEKALEYKDTVMIGRTHGVHAEPTTFGLVLANWYSEIKRDIERFDHAAKGVEAGKISGAVGSFANVPPKVEELVCAKLGIRAQEISTQVLPRDLHAEYIQTMALIATSIERFALEVRHLQRTEVREAEEYFAAGQKGSSAMPHKRNPIGSENVTGLARVIRGHAFTALEDVPLWHERDISHSSAERIIIPDTTELLDYILTRFTKITKDLTVFPDKMMEDMNITHGLIFSQRVMLKLVESGLSREQAYDIVQPKTAMVWDEKKDFRTLLEADSRVTDKLSKDDIDDAFDYHWHLKHVDDIFKRVGLE
- the pcrA gene encoding DNA helicase PcrA produces the protein MNTEQQEAVIATQGPLLIMAGAGSGKTRVLTHRVAYLIENKNVMPWHVLAITFTNKAAKEMKERISKLLGESANDVWVSTFHSLCVRILRRDIDKMGKSRSFTISDPSEQRTLMKQIVQRMNLDPKQYDPRAILGAISNAKNDLLTPADFAQNAKSPFEQIVANCYDAYAKEMEKNQAMDFDDLIMQTNILFEQCPDVLDYYQTKFQYIHVDEYQDTNEAQYKLVQQLGAKYRNVCVVGDADQSIYGWRGANVKNIMNFEKDYPEAITIKLEQNYRSTKTILDAANEVINNNSERKPKNLWTDNAKGDDINFYRGQNESDEALYVVSQIRDLLLQNYNYGDFAILYRTNAQSRAFEEKFLQANIPYKIIGGHKFYDRKEIKDIMAYLRLVANRDDSMSFQRIINSPKRGIGPGTIEKLQRYADEHGWSLLEASENIELSSLPAKPRKTFAAFAKLIDDLAKEAKTISMTDLMDHLLDKSDYVDELKQQNNLESQTRIENIEELLTVTTQFDQSYEPDPDIDETRLDSFLTELSLVSDQDDLEEDQQEVTLMTLHAAKGLEFPVVFLVGMEEGIFPLGRSLMKQEDLEEERRLAYVGITRAEKKLYLTNAYSRMLYGRLQTNQVSRFVEEIDDKHINWVNKNAGGISTSTTKNESSLPFSKRRRASAYHSSYKVDEAQKASGAQGAENVSWNIGDKVDHKKWGQGTVVKVNGKGKDAELDVAFDNEGIKRLLAEFAPIKKSE
- the ligA gene encoding NAD-dependent DNA ligase LigA, with protein sequence MAEITKSQANEELASLRNQLNEYRDAYYTKDAPLVEDNVYDQQYNRLLELEQQFPELIMPDSPSQLVGDVTLPDFNKVTHDIPMLSMGDVFSEEELAEYNGRIEKSVGEEIDYNVELKIDGLAISLVYENGILVQGSTRGNGTIGENVTENLKTIETIPQKLSEPLTFEVRGECFMSKKEFLRLNEEREKEGLQVFANPRNAAAGSLRQLDPKVTASRKLDTFMYTIVTFDNLNITTQSQALKKLSELGFHVNPSAEVTKGLNGVKEYIERYGKIRDDLDYGIDGVVLKVNDLATQRGLGNTVKVPRWEIAYKFPPEQAESIVREITWTIGRTGVLTPTAVMDPVQLAGTTVARATLHNEDMIKQKDIRVGDTVMLHKAGDIIPEVSQVVLSKRPKDSVEALIPTNCPYCDSKLIHLEDEVALRCINPKCPAQVKEQLTHFASRNAMNIDGLGPKIIEQLYTKSLIKDVADLYKLTANDLATLDGFKEKSINNLLSAIDNSKANSVERLIFGLGIRHVGAKAGRILAENFLNLDNLMNATKEEILEVNTMGGIIADSIIMYFANDDVKKLINELKLVNLNMEFIGSSNSNETNQHFTDKIVVITGTLQNYKRSELSDLLESLGAKVTGSVTKKTDILIAGEKSGSKLTKAQQLGTQIIDEATLSDYLDNAED